A segment of the Chitinispirillales bacterium ANBcel5 genome:
GTTCGAAGGTATGTAGAATCATTCTATGGTTCCATTAGTTTGCAAGAGGGGAAATTGGTGGATAAATCTGGTTTACCCATTGAAAACAGACACGAAATGGTAGATGCAGTACTAAAAGAATTAGGAGTAGTAGCCACTATTTTTGTTCGTGATGGTCAGGATTTCAGAAGAATTTCTACCAATATTGAAAATGAAGATGGAACCAGAGCTGTGGGAACAATGCTTGGAACTCAGAGTGACGCTTATCAACCAGTTACGCAGCAGCAGCAATATATTGGGGAAGCAAGAATTCTTGGTTTACCATATCTATGTGCTTACGATCCAATAATAAACGATGACGATGAAGTCATTGGAATCATCTTTGTAGGTGTAGACAAAACAGAGGCTGAGTATCTTAGGTCAGACGAGTTGAGGACTCTGATGTTTCAAATAGCAGGAGCCTTTTTCTTTGTATTTATTGCTGCGTTGTTTGTACTGTTTGTTATTATAAAAAAAATAACCGCGCCCATTGTCGAAACAACAGAGATGTTAAAAGATATCGCACAAGGCGAAGGAGATCTCACTAAGCGTCTTAAAATAACAACTCAGGATGAAATAGGTGAGCTTTCAAAGTGGTTTAATGTTTTTGTGGAAAAGATACAGAATATAATAAAAGAGGTTAATTCCGACACTACTGCCCTTTCTGCTGCTTCAGAAGAGCTATCGTCTTCATCAACTCAGATAGCGGCTAATGCTGAAGAAATGACAGCGCAATCAACAACCGCCGCTTCAGCTTCTGAACAGGCAACCTCAAATATCAATACCATCTCTGCCGCTACCGAACAAATTTCCGGATCCATCTCAACTGTAGCCACCTCTATTGAAGAGATGAACGCATCTTTGAATGAAGTTTCCAGAAATTGCCAAAAGGAATCTGAGATAGCACTAAACGCGACAGAGGAGGCAAAGAAGAGTAAAGAGATCATGGTTCGACTTGGGACAGCTGCTAAGTCTGTGGATAAAATAGTTGAAGTAATTAACGATATAGCAGATCAGACCAATTTGCTGGCGCTAAACGCAACCATTGAAGCAGCATCAGCCGGAGATGCTGGTAAGGGGTTTGCTGTTGTGGCAAACGAGGTTAAAGAGCTTGCGAAGCAGACCGCCAACGCAACCAAAGAGATCAGTACCCAGGTAGAGCAGATGCAAACCAATACAGAATCGGCTGTCGCAGCCATAGATTCCATTGCTGAGGTCATTAATGAAGTAAACCAAATTTCTCAGACGATTGTAAGTGCTGTGGAGGAACAGACTGCCACTATATCTGAAATATCAAGTAGTGTGAATGGTGTTAACACCGGGGCTCAGGATGTGGCTAAGAATGTAAATGAATCAGCGCAAGGCCTTACCGAAGTTGCTAAAAATATCAGTGGAGTGAATACTGCCGCTCAGGATACTGCTCAGGGTATCAATCAGGTAAAAGAGAGTACATCTCAACTGGCTGAGCTCGCTTCAAAACTGGAAACTATAGTAAGGCAGTTTAAGATATAATTGCGGTTAATGGAACAACGCCATGCATAGCGTACCGAAAGCAGGGAAGGTCTCCTTTCCTGCTTTTACCTATTCTACTCAATTGAAGAAAGCGTTTTTGTCAGTAAATTCCAAAATCGTTCTACAGAAACGATATTAACCGATTCATCGGGTGAATGCGCGTTGCGTATATCCGGACCGCATGAAACCATCTCCATAGACGGATATTTTGATTTTATGATACCGCACTCAAGACCTGCATGGACCACCGCTAACCGGGCCTCCTTCGAGAAAAGAGAGCTATAGGTTTTCTGCATAGTTCTAACAATTTTAGATTCTGGCTGTGGTTGCCAGCCCGGGTAGGACCCGGAAAATTCAATTGCAGCACCCGCAAGATCAGACACGCTCTTTAACGTTGCACAAATATCATCTCTTGAGCTATCTATTGAGCTGCGAAGAAGAAATAGCATAGTAATAGTACTGTCATTTATCTCAACAACCCCAAGGTTACCGGAAGTAAGAACCGCGTCTCCCTCTAAACCACGATCTTTATAAACACCCGCCGGTGAAGCGTAGAGCACTCTGATATAGCGCTCTTTAAGGTCTTTTGAAAACACCTCTATAGGTAAGGAGTCGCAATCTTTAACTACTATTTCGACTCCGGGATCGGTATTTTGAAGTTCGTATCGAACCTGTGTTTCAAACTTTGCACAGTAACTTTTTAATGCTTCTCTGTTTTGCTCCTCTACAACAATAGTAGAATGTGCCTCTCGTGGTATAGCGTTACGAACTGTTCCCCCTTCGAAATCGGCAATTTCGATACCAATGGCTTCATCTGCATTATAAAGCAAACGGCCCAGAATTTTAATGGCATTACCTCTTCCAAGATCAATATCCAGACCCGAATGCCCACCCTTGAGTCCTGTTACAACTATGTTTAGCGCTGAAGACCCGGTGATTTTGGGTGAAAGTGTGGTAAGCTCCATGGTTACCCTGCCATCAATCCCACCAGCACACCCTATGCATAGCTCGCCATCCCTTTCTGAGTCGAGGTTGATGAGTATATCACCGCTGAGGAAATTCGGTTCGATATTTTGCGCACCTGTCATCCCGTCTTCTTCATCTACCGTAAATAAAGCCTCGAGAGGACCGTGTTTTATCTCTTTGTCTTCAAGTAGCGCGAGTGCACAGGCTACGCCTATCCCATTATCTGCCCCAAGTGTTGTTCCCCTTGCTTTCACCCATTGTCCATCTACATAGGGCTTTATGGGATCCTTGTGGAAATCATGAGTGCTGCCGCTTTCTTTTTGGGGTACCATATCCAGGTGCCCCTGTAGTGTAACAATCGGCAAATGATCCATAGTAGCTGACGCGGGTTTTAGAACAACTATATTGCCCGCAGAGTCAGTTTTATACTCAAGCCCAAGGGAATCGGCGACACTTTTGACGTATTCCCCAACCCCTTGCTCATTTTTTGAAGTGTGTGGAATGGTACACAGGTTTTCAAAATGTTTCCACAATGATGTTGGTTGAAGCTGCTGTAAATTCATTGCTTGCTCCAGGTATTAATGTTAGATTATGGATCAGGGACAGCGTTAATAGAGATAATTAAACACTCAAAACACTTTTCAGGGTGTCTTTTACTATCGTCTCATCGACATCTTTAGCAATAATCGATTCACCCGGGCTTGAAGGAAGGATAAAACGAATGTTTCCCCTGAATATTTTTTTATCAGAGAGCATAGCATTGTAGATAGCATCTACATCTGCTGCATATGGAAGAGCTGGCATGGGTAGATCCGAAAGGATGCAATCATAGTGTTTGGCATCTGATTCTCTGATACTCTTCTTTCTTGTACCCAGATCAACAGCACACTTTATCCCCCATAGTACAGCTTCTCCATGAATCAGACCTTCAAATCCATAAAACTGTTCGAGAGCATGCGCAAATGTATGGCCAAAGTTAAGAAGTGCCCGTACACCCGATTCTGTTTCGTCCTGTTCAACAATACCTCCCTTTATCTCTATACTGCGCCTGATTCCTTCTGAAAGTGTTTGAGGCTCAGCATTTAAAAGCTTTTCCTTGTTAGCTTTTATAAAGCTAAACATATTGGCGCCACCAATAAAGGCGTATTTAAACAGTTCTGCATACCCAGCGACATACTCTTTTTTTGATAGTGTAGTAAGAAAAGAGGTGTCAATCCATACAATGCGGGGTTGATGAAACGCTCCTATAAGATTTTTACCCGAAGGGTGGTCTACTGCGGTTTTGCCTCCCACACTCGAATCGACCATGGCAAGTAGAGTAGTGGGAACCTGTACAAAATCGATGCCTCTCATAAACGCGGCGGCGGCAAAACCGGCCACATCTCCGACAACTCCACCGCCAAGAGCGATAATATACCCTGAGCGATCAAAACGTTTGGTAATCAGTGTGTCGAGTATGCCACTCCAGGTATCAATCGTTTTATACTTTTCTCCATCCGGCATAATATGAACAGAGCAGCCCAATTGTTCTTTCCATCCCTCAATCAGATCGTTGTAAAGTTCTGCGAGTGTTGTGTTGGTAACAACAAGGCTCTTTCTGTTGGAGAAATTCCGTAATAGATACTCCGGGAGCTCGTGTGAGTTTTCTCTTCCCAGAATAACGGGATATGATCTGTTTCCTAAACTAACTGATAGTTCCATGTTTTAAGCATTTCGATTAAGGTGAATTTATCAGGACTCAAGTATTTGGATATCTGCTCCAAGAGCTTTAAAATCCTCTACAAATGTCGGATAGGTTACTGCGGCGGCTTCCGCGCTGTCGATAACAGTTTCACCTTCTGCGTTCATACCTGCAAGTGCAAGAGCCATCACTACCCTGTGATCATCATGCCCACTGACATGAGCTCCTTTAAGAGTGCTGTGCTGAATCACAAGACCATCCGGATGTTCTCTGACAGATGCACCCATTTTGCTCAGCTCACTGCACATTACTGCTATTCTGTCGGTCTCTTTGATTCGCGCCTGTTCTACATTGCCAAGCAGTGTTTCGCCGGAAGCCTTACAGGCTGCCACAGAAAGGGCCGGCAGAGCATCGGGCATACTGTTCAGGTCAACAAACATCCCCTTTAGTTCTCTGCTGTTGCTTACGGCTACTTGCTGTTCTATTCTTACATCCGCACCCATTTCAGTAAGGACTTTAAATACATCCTTATCACCCTGAGGATCCGAAAAATCAAGTCCGGTTAATTTTAACTCCCCATTTGTTACTACCCCCGCAACAGCGGCAAATGTAGCCGAGGAGAAATCAGCCGGAACGGTAATGTCAACAGGTTCATACTGCTGTCCACCGGTGATTATAAAGGAAGTAAGGTTTTGTGAATGTTCGAATTCTATTCCAAGCTTTCTTAACCACCAGAGTGTTATTTCTATATAGGGTTGTTCATGAATATTAGAGACTGTCAGGTGAGTATTATTTTTAATTAGAGGGCACGCCAGAAGGAGACTGGATACAAACTGCGAAGAGATTCCATCTACTACGGTTTTGCCGCCCTTAAGCGGTCCCTGAATGGTAAAGGGAAGTTCCTGGTTTTCTGATTCTATTGTGTAGGAAGCGCCAAGATTTGCCAGGGATTCCAACAGGGGCTTTATGGGTCTTGACCGCAAAGAATTATCACCGTCAAAACGCCTCAGTTTGTGTCCAAGTGCTGCTGCGGATGCAAAAAGAGTGGTTCCGGTACCTGAATTACCCATGTCAAAAAGTTCATCTCCACCGTTAAAATCACCCGCAATACCATCTACCGTTAGCTGAGAATCTTTGCTCTCCACATAGGCCCCAAGGGCGCGGGCTGCCTTTACAGCAGATCCACCGTCGCCGGTTAACAGTGGTTTCCTGATGGTTGAAGTACCGTTTGCCAAAGCGCTGATAAGTAATGCTCGTATAGTATGAGATTTCGAAGGCGGTACCTCAAGAGTACCGTTAAGTTTTGAGGGGCGCACTATCCATTTCATAAGCCTGACATCCTTTAACTATTTGAGACAAGTTCCTGAAGCTCATCAAGATCAAACAGGTGCTCAGGAACCTCTTTTCCGGTCCATAATTTAAAACTTGCAAGCCCCTGAAAAAGAAGCATACCAAGACCGTTTATTATTCTACAGCCCGCAGATTCGGCATCACTAAGAAAAAGTGTCTTACGGGGGTTATAAATACAATCGAATACTGTCATCCCGGAGTGAAAACAACTTTTATCAAGGGGTGAATTGTCTACGTTGGGATACATCCCCACACTTGTGCAATTAACAAGTAATGTGCACTCCGATAACACATTCTTAAACGCGGGATCAGACAATGAGTATGCGTCAATTGAAAACCCGGTTTCATCCGAAACGCTGTTTGCCAACCGACTTACCTTTTCAAACGATCTGCCTGCAAGTGATAATCTCTTACAGCACTTCTCCAAAGCAATCGCGCAGGCAAGGGTTCGGGCTGTGCCTCCGTTTCCAAGTATAACAATGGTATCATCATTTGACTTATGCCCGGCATATTGAAGAGATCTGAAAAACCCTTCTGAATCGGTAGTCGTGCCCAGTAATCTACCATCATTAAAATAGAGAGTATTCACTGTTTTGGTACGGGCAGAAAGTTGGGAGATTTTATCACAGTACTTTAGAACAGATTCTTTGTGCGGGATAGTAACATTTGCCCCGGCAAAGGAGTTTGAGCGCAGCATATAGACAGCGTTGTGTAACGACTGAGGTGAAACGCTTAAAGGAATGTAGACAAAGGGAAGCTTTAGTGAGCGTAGCGCATAGTTTTGAAACAAAGGAGAGATTGAATGCTCCACAGGGTAGCCCAGCAGACATATACTACGGGTTGTACCATCAATAAAACTATTCATCAGATCACCTGCTCTCCAAGAAATGCTTTAACTCTGTTACGACCACTGTTTTTTGCCCGGTACAGTGCCACATCGGCCTCCTCGATCATCTCCTGAGGGGTGGCTATGTCTTCTCTGTAGGTGGTAACTCCCAGTGATGCACACAGCCGACCGTTGGGAAGCACCTGCTCATTAACGAAGCGATAATCATAGAGCGCCTGACGGATGTTTTCTGCGGTCTTAAGCGCAAGATTCAAAGATTGTGAAGGCAGAAGGATCGAAAACTCCTCTCCTCCGTAGCGGCACACGGTATCATCTTTGGAGCACACCGCGTGCAGTATCCTCACCACTTCTATAAGTGCGATATCACCCTGAATGTGCCCGTTTAGGTCATTAAAAAGCTTAAAGTGGTCGAGATCCAGCATTATAACAGAAAAAACCTTACCGGTACTTTTGGCCTGAGTGAACAACTTTTTGAACTCATCTTCAAAAAAGTGTCTGTTATAGGCTTTGGTAAGATCATCGGTGATTGCTCTGCTTGCAGTATCCATGTACTCATGTACATTAACGATTTTTGGAGTTGTGAGCAGTTTTTTGATATTGGTGTAGTAGTCGAGAGTAGCTACATGTATCCCTACATTTCTCCCAAGACTCTCACTCATGGTGTACTTGTGTTTTAAGATCTCCTTCCAGTCACTTTTAGCTTCCTCCTCGGGTAGGTGAATCTGAATGAGGGCAAGAATAAGGTCTTTGTAATAGGTACCTGGTTTCTTTCCTATTGAATCGAGAAGGTATTCATCATTTTGGATGTGGTCTACTATATCACCACTGACTATTTCTATAAATCTTTGGTCGGTAAGTTTTTTTAAGTTTGATATGGCATCTATATTTAAATTGGTATCTTCAATAGATGAAATCTCTTCATTTTTCATCCGGCCCTCAATTTTTTCCTTTTTGCTATCCATGGTCCTTTTCCTTAGTAACCGGTTAAAGCGTTAAAAGTGGACCGCAACACAACTCTATATTAAACGAGAGAAGAGTATGCAGATTAGTGAGAAAATAATTTCTGCAAGGTATTTCGTTACATATAGTGTGAATATTGGGGATATTTCAAAAGGATTTGACTAAAACATCTCCTCATCCTCAATCATTTCAAAATCCTCTTTCCAGGGCTCAAGTTCCTGTGCCCGGCTGGATTGCTTCAGTTTCCTGAGCGCCTTTATCTCTATCTGCCGAACCCGTTCGTTGGTAAGTTTTAGTTTTTTACCAATCTCATTGAGGGTCTTTATTTGCCCATCATCCAGGCCAAAACGCATAATTACCGTTTCGCGCTCTTTGTGATCGAGGCTTTGAAGAACGAGGGTTATATGTTTTCGAAGGCTGTTGAGCGATAGTCTGCCAAAAGGGTCTTCGCAGCGGGTATCTTCAATATACTCCCCTATGGTAGAGCCATCTTCACTACCTACCTCCATGTCCAGCGAAATGGGGTTTGCTGCGCATTCAAGGGCGATCTCTACCTTCTCAATCGGGCACTTAAGCCCCTCGGCTATCTCCTCGATTCTGGGCTGGGTGCCGTGCTGAAGGTGCCATTTTCGGATAAAATGCTCAACTTTGGTCACAAGGTCAAAGGTCGTGGCAGGAAGGTGTATTGTTTTTGATTTCTCGTGTATCGCACGATTGATTGCCTGACGAACCCACCAGATCGCATAGGTGGAAAACTTGTAGCCCTTGCGGTAATCAAAATTATCCACTGCAGTGATAAGGCCCTTGTTTCCCTCCTGAATCAGATCGCTGATCTCAAGACCCCGGTGAATATAGCGCTTGGCTACACTGACCACCAGTCGCACATTGGCCTCGATTATTGCGCATTTGGCCTGATTTCTCATCTCCTCCCAGTAGGAGAAGTTTTCGATAAGACTTTCATCCTTGCTCGCAAAAAGACGCTCTTTGAATTTCTCAAGAATATCTTTGGTTTGTCTGGAATTGAGCTTGAGTTGCTGACAACGGTCGATATAGAAATCTTCAAGCTGTTGAAGTTTCCTCTTTTCACTCTCAGAGGGGGTTTTGTCTTTTATCTTTTCCTTTAAGCTACTTAGCTCTGTATTTACGCTTTTTAACTGATCGAGTGTATCAAAAAAGGCATCTTCCAGCTCTTCAATTTTAGCAGGATTTTTAACATGCTGCTCCTCTAAGCGCAGCACATCACTGCAATCTATACTGCCTTTTTCCAGTTGATCGCCGATTCTGAAGATAAACTGCAGTATTTCCGGGTCTCTGAAAGCGGAATCGAGCAGCTTGTACTGAGCAAAGCGCATCAGTATTGAGTGCTGGACCTCCTGGCCTCTGCTCATCAAAGGAACACGCCCCAGGTTATTGAGGTAAATCCAGGTAGGATCACTGTAGTTTGGTTTTTTATCCTTTTTGGGCATCTTTTTGACCTTTTGTGGATTACCCTTTTCTCCGCCACTGGTTGCTTTATCTTCGTGTAGCACTTGCCCCCCACTTTATCTGTTTCAAAATGGTCGCTGGTTGTAAAACTGATTTAACCTCCAGAACCCCACCTTGTATAATTGTAAGTCCCATCATTTTGTTACAGAAACTGATACAGGAATAGTAATTTTACTATAAATTATAAGATTCCTTCAACAATAAAAATGTATCATGGACGCTACGCTCCCAAATTCAGGCTGCATTTCTCCAAAAATGAGCTGTTAGTTACATTAAATGAATAAGGAAAATGTGGGAGAGGATAGAGTGATTTCGGGTAGAAATATTTGTCGCGCAGTGAATTTTCAGGGGGGTATCTGACATAAAGTGAGATATCGAACGGAAAAAAGATATAAGCTGTCCAGTCCCGCTGCCCGGCCTGGCATCAAAAAAACGGTAGTTTTATTTAAGATGCATTTAAGTCTGTATGATTCTTTATACTACATGACCTGCAGAGCAGTTCTGAAGGGGTTAAAAGAAACTATTGAAAAAAATGATAAAATATTGAAAGTAATCGTGCCATAATTTTATATATTA
Coding sequences within it:
- the aroB gene encoding 3-dehydroquinate synthase, whose amino-acid sequence is MELSVSLGNRSYPVILGRENSHELPEYLLRNFSNRKSLVVTNTTLAELYNDLIEGWKEQLGCSVHIMPDGEKYKTIDTWSGILDTLITKRFDRSGYIIALGGGVVGDVAGFAAAAFMRGIDFVQVPTTLLAMVDSSVGGKTAVDHPSGKNLIGAFHQPRIVWIDTSFLTTLSKKEYVAGYAELFKYAFIGGANMFSFIKANKEKLLNAEPQTLSEGIRRSIEIKGGIVEQDETESGVRALLNFGHTFAHALEQFYGFEGLIHGEAVLWGIKCAVDLGTRKKSIRESDAKHYDCILSDLPMPALPYAADVDAIYNAMLSDKKIFRGNIRFILPSSPGESIIAKDVDETIVKDTLKSVLSV
- the aroE gene encoding shikimate dehydrogenase; its protein translation is MNSFIDGTTRSICLLGYPVEHSISPLFQNYALRSLKLPFVYIPLSVSPQSLHNAVYMLRSNSFAGANVTIPHKESVLKYCDKISQLSARTKTVNTLYFNDGRLLGTTTDSEGFFRSLQYAGHKSNDDTIVILGNGGTARTLACAIALEKCCKRLSLAGRSFEKVSRLANSVSDETGFSIDAYSLSDPAFKNVLSECTLLVNCTSVGMYPNVDNSPLDKSCFHSGMTVFDCIYNPRKTLFLSDAESAGCRIINGLGMLLFQGLASFKLWTGKEVPEHLFDLDELQELVSNS
- a CDS encoding diguanylate cyclase, with translation MDSKKEKIEGRMKNEEISSIEDTNLNIDAISNLKKLTDQRFIEIVSGDIVDHIQNDEYLLDSIGKKPGTYYKDLILALIQIHLPEEEAKSDWKEILKHKYTMSESLGRNVGIHVATLDYYTNIKKLLTTPKIVNVHEYMDTASRAITDDLTKAYNRHFFEDEFKKLFTQAKSTGKVFSVIMLDLDHFKLFNDLNGHIQGDIALIEVVRILHAVCSKDDTVCRYGGEEFSILLPSQSLNLALKTAENIRQALYDYRFVNEQVLPNGRLCASLGVTTYREDIATPQEMIEEADVALYRAKNSGRNRVKAFLGEQVI
- a CDS encoding methyl-accepting chemotaxis protein, producing MFNNLSLKLKLILFTGTLLLIMGVTLSFVAYRAAERAGEEIAEEVFEEKLYGDINAVRRYVESFYGSISLQEGKLVDKSGLPIENRHEMVDAVLKELGVVATIFVRDGQDFRRISTNIENEDGTRAVGTMLGTQSDAYQPVTQQQQYIGEARILGLPYLCAYDPIINDDDEVIGIIFVGVDKTEAEYLRSDELRTLMFQIAGAFFFVFIAALFVLFVIIKKITAPIVETTEMLKDIAQGEGDLTKRLKITTQDEIGELSKWFNVFVEKIQNIIKEVNSDTTALSAASEELSSSSTQIAANAEEMTAQSTTAASASEQATSNINTISAATEQISGSISTVATSIEEMNASLNEVSRNCQKESEIALNATEEAKKSKEIMVRLGTAAKSVDKIVEVINDIADQTNLLALNATIEAASAGDAGKGFAVVANEVKELAKQTANATKEISTQVEQMQTNTESAVAAIDSIAEVINEVNQISQTIVSAVEEQTATISEISSSVNGVNTGAQDVAKNVNESAQGLTEVAKNISGVNTAAQDTAQGINQVKESTSQLAELASKLETIVRQFKI
- a CDS encoding aminoacyl-histidine dipeptidase, with translation MNLQQLQPTSLWKHFENLCTIPHTSKNEQGVGEYVKSVADSLGLEYKTDSAGNIVVLKPASATMDHLPIVTLQGHLDMVPQKESGSTHDFHKDPIKPYVDGQWVKARGTTLGADNGIGVACALALLEDKEIKHGPLEALFTVDEEDGMTGAQNIEPNFLSGDILINLDSERDGELCIGCAGGIDGRVTMELTTLSPKITGSSALNIVVTGLKGGHSGLDIDLGRGNAIKILGRLLYNADEAIGIEIADFEGGTVRNAIPREAHSTIVVEEQNREALKSYCAKFETQVRYELQNTDPGVEIVVKDCDSLPIEVFSKDLKERYIRVLYASPAGVYKDRGLEGDAVLTSGNLGVVEINDSTITMLFLLRSSIDSSRDDICATLKSVSDLAGAAIEFSGSYPGWQPQPESKIVRTMQKTYSSLFSKEARLAVVHAGLECGIIKSKYPSMEMVSCGPDIRNAHSPDESVNIVSVERFWNLLTKTLSSIE
- a CDS encoding sigma-70 family RNA polymerase sigma factor, with the translated sequence MLHEDKATSGGEKGNPQKVKKMPKKDKKPNYSDPTWIYLNNLGRVPLMSRGQEVQHSILMRFAQYKLLDSAFRDPEILQFIFRIGDQLEKGSIDCSDVLRLEEQHVKNPAKIEELEDAFFDTLDQLKSVNTELSSLKEKIKDKTPSESEKRKLQQLEDFYIDRCQQLKLNSRQTKDILEKFKERLFASKDESLIENFSYWEEMRNQAKCAIIEANVRLVVSVAKRYIHRGLEISDLIQEGNKGLITAVDNFDYRKGYKFSTYAIWWVRQAINRAIHEKSKTIHLPATTFDLVTKVEHFIRKWHLQHGTQPRIEEIAEGLKCPIEKVEIALECAANPISLDMEVGSEDGSTIGEYIEDTRCEDPFGRLSLNSLRKHITLVLQSLDHKERETVIMRFGLDDGQIKTLNEIGKKLKLTNERVRQIEIKALRKLKQSSRAQELEPWKEDFEMIEDEEMF
- the aroA gene encoding 3-phosphoshikimate 1-carboxyvinyltransferase, whose product is MKWIVRPSKLNGTLEVPPSKSHTIRALLISALANGTSTIRKPLLTGDGGSAVKAARALGAYVESKDSQLTVDGIAGDFNGGDELFDMGNSGTGTTLFASAAALGHKLRRFDGDNSLRSRPIKPLLESLANLGASYTIESENQELPFTIQGPLKGGKTVVDGISSQFVSSLLLACPLIKNNTHLTVSNIHEQPYIEITLWWLRKLGIEFEHSQNLTSFIITGGQQYEPVDITVPADFSSATFAAVAGVVTNGELKLTGLDFSDPQGDKDVFKVLTEMGADVRIEQQVAVSNSRELKGMFVDLNSMPDALPALSVAACKASGETLLGNVEQARIKETDRIAVMCSELSKMGASVREHPDGLVIQHSTLKGAHVSGHDDHRVVMALALAGMNAEGETVIDSAEAAAVTYPTFVEDFKALGADIQILES